One window from the genome of Bdellovibrio sp. NC01 encodes:
- a CDS encoding DNA-directed RNA polymerase subunit alpha, which translates to MQEHYYKFWREMIKPKGFEIDRDTLRDDYAKFIIRPLERGFGVTLGNSLRRILLSSMMGSAITAVKFEGVLHEFTTIPDVLEDVTDIILNLKEVRFKQYTADALTLKINKKGPGKVTAADIQTSDKIEVLNPDLHIATLGANANFAAEIIVNFGRGYVPVENRETDLPVGFIGVDALYSPIRKVNYNVSNARVGQRTDYDALTLEVWTDGSLKPEESVALSSKIMKEQLQIFLTFDEMMEPAEESRELGSPSLNENLFRSVDDLELSVRSANCLKNANIRYIGELVVRSEAEMLKTKNFGRKSLNEIKEILGEMGLGLGMKIEGWPPPGWDPSQPPQKRESAQ; encoded by the coding sequence ATGCAAGAGCATTATTATAAGTTTTGGAGAGAGATGATCAAGCCGAAGGGATTCGAAATTGATCGTGACACTCTTCGTGATGACTACGCAAAATTCATTATCCGTCCCCTCGAAAGAGGCTTTGGTGTTACTCTTGGTAACTCCCTAAGAAGAATTCTTCTTAGTTCAATGATGGGTTCTGCAATTACTGCGGTGAAATTCGAAGGCGTTTTGCACGAGTTCACTACGATCCCGGACGTTCTAGAGGATGTAACTGACATCATCTTGAACCTTAAAGAAGTTCGTTTCAAACAGTACACTGCTGATGCTTTGACTTTGAAGATCAACAAAAAAGGTCCAGGCAAAGTAACTGCAGCGGATATCCAAACGTCAGATAAGATCGAAGTTTTGAACCCAGATCTTCACATCGCGACTTTGGGTGCAAATGCGAACTTCGCAGCTGAAATTATTGTTAATTTCGGTCGCGGATACGTTCCAGTTGAAAACAGAGAAACTGATCTTCCAGTTGGCTTTATCGGTGTTGACGCTCTTTACAGCCCAATCCGTAAAGTTAACTACAATGTTTCAAATGCACGCGTTGGTCAAAGAACTGACTACGATGCTTTGACTTTGGAAGTATGGACAGACGGCTCATTGAAACCAGAAGAATCTGTAGCTCTTTCATCTAAAATCATGAAAGAACAACTTCAGATCTTCCTAACTTTCGATGAAATGATGGAACCAGCTGAAGAATCTCGTGAATTGGGCTCTCCTTCATTGAATGAGAACTTGTTCCGTTCTGTTGACGATCTAGAACTTTCTGTTCGTTCAGCGAACTGCTTGAAAAACGCTAACATCCGCTACATTGGTGAGTTGGTTGTTCGTTCTGAAGCAGAGATGCTTAAAACTAAAAACTTTGGACGTAAATCTCTTAACGAGATCAAAGAGATCTTGGGTGAGATGGGACTTGGCCTCGGTATGAAAATCGAAGGCTGGCCACCTCCAGGTTGGGATCCTTCTCAACCTCCTCAAAAGAGAGAAAGCGCACAGTAA
- a CDS encoding lysylphosphatidylglycerol synthase transmembrane domain-containing protein, translating into MQALKILFSAGIIYWLVSSGKLNFSALRALLSPGPAALALGLVALNLFFASERWRILIKSQHMKASSWPVFKLSLIGTFFNFAMPGGVGGDVIKAYYFNRQNPGSKVVAVTSVLMDRVIGLFSMVLMALLVMVYDMDHITHVPSLMTLFWFILALFIVFAVALALIFSSVLYRKEILKKIIKKLPLSEKFMKLYESMHLYGKHGGRILAVIFLSLIAQTCSILFLYLVGMMAGYDDVHLKTYFLVAPLGFMATAIPISPAGVGVGQAAFYFLFNIYNGKTTDLGPTTITAFQVGTFLMSLLGAFFYMRFKGHEHAEQIEVA; encoded by the coding sequence ATGCAAGCTCTTAAAATCCTGTTTTCAGCGGGGATTATTTATTGGTTGGTGTCTTCAGGGAAATTGAATTTCTCGGCATTGCGCGCGCTTCTTTCGCCGGGTCCAGCGGCACTTGCTTTGGGGCTCGTTGCTTTGAATCTTTTCTTTGCCAGCGAACGTTGGCGCATTCTTATAAAGTCGCAACACATGAAAGCCAGCTCATGGCCTGTGTTTAAGCTGAGCTTAATCGGAACATTCTTCAACTTTGCAATGCCTGGCGGAGTCGGTGGCGACGTGATCAAAGCCTACTACTTCAATCGCCAAAATCCTGGCAGCAAAGTCGTTGCGGTCACGAGCGTATTGATGGACCGTGTGATCGGTTTATTTTCAATGGTTCTTATGGCCTTGCTGGTGATGGTCTACGATATGGATCATATCACTCACGTCCCAAGCTTGATGACGTTGTTCTGGTTCATTCTTGCGTTGTTCATCGTGTTCGCTGTCGCTTTGGCATTAATTTTCTCTAGCGTTCTTTATCGCAAAGAGATTCTTAAAAAGATCATTAAAAAACTGCCGTTATCCGAAAAGTTCATGAAACTTTACGAAAGCATGCACTTGTACGGTAAACACGGTGGACGAATCCTTGCAGTTATTTTCTTAAGCTTGATTGCACAAACATGTTCAATCTTGTTCTTGTACCTAGTGGGCATGATGGCCGGATACGACGATGTGCACTTGAAAACTTATTTCCTGGTTGCACCATTGGGCTTTATGGCAACTGCTATTCCCATCTCTCCTGCTGGAGTAGGCGTTGGCCAAGCAGCTTTCTATTTCTTGTTTAATATTTACAACGGCAAGACAACAGATCTAGGCCCGACCACAATCACAGCCTTCCAAGTAGGAACATTCCTCATGAGTCTTCTTGGGGCCTTCTTCTATATGCGCTTCAAAGGCCACGAACACGCGGAACAAATCGAAGTCGCATAA
- the rpsD gene encoding 30S ribosomal protein S4: MSCINESVCKLCRRENVKLFLKGDRCYTDKCSFERRPYPPGQHGQSRLKFSEFALQLREKQKTKRYYGVSEKQFVKYVQEANRSKGLTGTELLRNLELRFDNVVYSLGFANSRREARQLVKHNHFLLNGKRANIPSILVNKGDVIQVAEKSREVTKVQAAIQSVARRSVPAWLEADHGAFKGTVKDLPNREDVTVAVEENMIVEYYSR; the protein is encoded by the coding sequence GCGAAAACGTGAAACTTTTCTTGAAGGGTGACCGTTGTTACACTGATAAGTGTTCTTTCGAAAGAAGACCTTATCCTCCAGGACAACATGGTCAATCTCGTTTGAAGTTCTCTGAATTTGCACTTCAATTGCGTGAAAAACAAAAAACTAAAAGATATTACGGTGTTTCCGAGAAACAATTCGTAAAGTATGTTCAAGAAGCCAACCGTTCAAAAGGATTGACTGGTACAGAGCTTCTTAGAAATCTTGAGCTAAGATTTGATAACGTTGTTTACTCTTTGGGTTTCGCGAATTCTCGTCGCGAAGCAAGACAGCTTGTTAAACACAACCATTTCTTGTTGAATGGTAAAAGAGCAAACATTCCAAGCATCCTTGTTAACAAGGGTGACGTTATTCAAGTTGCTGAGAAGAGCCGTGAAGTTACGAAAGTTCAAGCTGCAATTCAATCTGTAGCTAGACGTTCAGTACCAGCATGGCTTGAAGCTGATCATGGCGCCTTCAAAGGTACTGTTAAAGATCTTCCAAACCGTGAAGACGTAACAGTTGCAGTTGAAGAAAACATGATCGTTGAATACTACTCAAGATAA
- a CDS encoding murein L,D-transpeptidase catalytic domain family protein → MKRSLKILSIITVIFFNIAAHAESIADKKINGVRLYDVFKNQGISETALQRALEFMDNNAGKTVRVKAKVRPAEGEAYMTDKAFAVQSKNLAIIDFSLPSDQRRLFVMNLETGVVNKYFVAHGKGSGVRLATKFSNLDGSKMSSLGFYLAGSVYYGGHGESLNLHGLEKSNDQAASRDIVMHGANYVSQDFVDSSGRLGRSWGCPAVSPAIIKKMIPLFKEGGVIYAYQKDLMTSTQSTPTLQEVKADQPDEADVDLPNEEEDFQAKK, encoded by the coding sequence ATGAAGCGATCTTTAAAAATTTTAAGCATTATCACAGTGATTTTCTTTAATATCGCGGCCCATGCCGAAAGCATCGCCGATAAAAAAATCAATGGCGTACGCTTGTATGATGTTTTTAAAAATCAAGGCATTTCAGAAACAGCTCTGCAACGTGCTCTTGAATTCATGGATAATAACGCAGGCAAAACCGTGCGTGTAAAAGCAAAGGTTCGTCCTGCCGAAGGTGAAGCTTACATGACGGACAAGGCTTTCGCGGTTCAATCTAAGAACCTTGCGATCATTGACTTCTCTTTACCTTCAGACCAGCGCCGCTTGTTCGTTATGAACTTGGAAACTGGTGTTGTGAATAAGTATTTCGTTGCGCACGGTAAAGGTTCGGGCGTTCGTTTAGCGACTAAATTCTCTAACCTTGATGGTTCAAAAATGTCTTCGCTAGGTTTCTATCTTGCGGGCTCTGTTTATTACGGCGGTCATGGCGAATCTTTGAACCTTCATGGTCTTGAGAAATCAAATGACCAAGCAGCTTCTCGCGATATCGTTATGCACGGTGCGAACTATGTGTCTCAAGACTTCGTAGATTCCAGCGGTCGTTTGGGTCGTAGCTGGGGCTGCCCAGCCGTTTCACCAGCGATCATTAAAAAGATGATTCCACTCTTTAAAGAAGGTGGCGTGATTTACGCCTACCAAAAAGACTTGATGACGTCGACTCAATCAACTCCGACATTGCAAGAAGTAAAAGCGGATCAACCAGACGAAGCTGACGTAGATTTGCCAAATGAAGAAGAAGACTTCCAGGCTAAGAAATAA
- a CDS encoding TlpA disulfide reductase family protein, which yields MKQHLKAFALVVVLGVLAVLGFNYFFLPKVQEAPTAMATVESMEKNGVPNFSAETLSGEKFDLESLKGKVVILNFWASWCGPCVEEVPSLIKLVKEFKGDVQLIAISGDSSVEDINIFLKSFPELKGENIKIVYDQDRSKMKMFDVARLPESMVLSKDHKLAKKLVGSINWYNEDSIAYMKTLLK from the coding sequence ATGAAACAGCATCTTAAAGCATTCGCACTTGTTGTCGTTCTTGGTGTTCTAGCCGTCCTTGGTTTCAATTATTTCTTTCTGCCTAAGGTGCAAGAAGCCCCAACGGCCATGGCTACGGTAGAGTCTATGGAGAAGAATGGTGTACCCAACTTTTCTGCAGAGACTTTGTCGGGTGAGAAGTTTGATCTTGAGTCACTTAAAGGCAAAGTTGTGATTTTGAACTTCTGGGCGTCATGGTGTGGACCTTGTGTGGAAGAAGTTCCTTCACTGATCAAGCTTGTGAAAGAGTTCAAAGGGGATGTTCAACTGATTGCGATCTCTGGTGATAGCAGTGTTGAAGACATCAATATCTTTTTGAAATCGTTCCCAGAGCTAAAAGGCGAGAATATTAAAATCGTCTACGATCAAGATCGTTCTAAAATGAAAATGTTTGATGTGGCTCGTTTGCCAGAGTCGATGGTGCTTTCAAAAGATCATAAACTTGCGAAGAAGCTCGTGGGCTCGATCAATTGGTACAATGAAGATTCAATCGCTTACATGAAGACTTTGCTTAAGTAG
- a CDS encoding TIGR03545 family protein: MSTDNTTTPIKKKKGIIRWGAIIPFAIFCLIVGLYFHFFFDTHLRKAMEWAGYKALGAEVNIADVDTSFFNASISIKGIELTDSEKPEFDSVKIGDVRFGMLWDALLRVKFVINEAAIEQIEFGVKRKYPGKVAPPPAVSNEPGVLSTEGGKLKSDAQKELDARYGDNVFGDLIAMLSGTDPNAQLQKLQESLPSKAMIEKFQKDLDGKQKDWDARLKTLPQGKDIQSLSDRLNKIQYKDFKNPQDLANSLQQLNDVYKDAEGKYKQIQGVTDDLGKDLNAMQAQYKEIEKQVQVDVKSLEQHFKIPQLDAKALTLAVFNRYLAPYKAKFYRYKDLAEKYLPPKYLKKGKEKTDDDDVAIQPHPREKGITYEFGRPNSYPMFWVKRAGISSQAGLSPNAGNIKGEILDITSNQRLIGKPTVATLAGDFPGMSIFGFLAKLTLDNRKDDSVIDYLVKVDSYAIEGKELVQSPDVHIAFKKATGTLAIQGNLIALKNLSVNMDNKFQKIDYDVSSKNNIADSILKAVFAGIPVVTLSAQGQGVLPKVDLSVNSNLGPELQKGFEKQIQAKIDEARQKIQAYVDQEIGKQKAQVEAEINKYKSQFDGEVKKAQAQLDAQKKQVDDKINTAKKDAENQGKKHLEKEGQKALDELKKKFGF, encoded by the coding sequence ATGAGCACAGACAACACAACGACACCTATCAAAAAGAAAAAAGGCATCATCCGATGGGGCGCCATCATTCCATTTGCGATCTTCTGCTTGATCGTGGGACTTTATTTCCATTTCTTCTTCGACACTCACTTACGCAAAGCTATGGAGTGGGCTGGTTACAAAGCCCTTGGTGCTGAAGTTAACATCGCTGACGTCGACACAAGCTTCTTCAATGCCAGCATCAGCATCAAAGGCATCGAGCTGACGGATTCTGAAAAACCAGAATTCGATTCCGTCAAAATTGGCGACGTTCGTTTCGGCATGTTATGGGACGCCTTATTGCGCGTGAAATTCGTGATCAACGAAGCCGCGATTGAACAAATCGAATTCGGTGTAAAACGTAAATATCCTGGCAAAGTAGCTCCTCCTCCAGCGGTATCGAATGAACCTGGTGTTCTTTCGACGGAAGGTGGCAAACTTAAATCGGATGCACAAAAAGAATTGGATGCTCGTTACGGCGATAATGTCTTTGGCGATTTGATCGCGATGTTAAGCGGAACAGATCCAAACGCCCAATTACAAAAGTTGCAAGAGTCATTGCCATCAAAAGCCATGATCGAAAAGTTCCAAAAAGATCTTGATGGTAAACAGAAGGATTGGGATGCCCGCCTTAAAACTTTGCCACAGGGTAAAGACATTCAATCTTTGTCGGATCGTCTGAACAAAATCCAATACAAAGACTTCAAGAACCCACAAGATCTTGCGAATTCTTTGCAGCAATTGAATGACGTGTATAAAGATGCCGAAGGCAAATACAAGCAAATCCAAGGCGTCACTGACGATCTTGGTAAAGACTTGAATGCAATGCAAGCGCAATACAAAGAGATCGAAAAGCAAGTTCAAGTCGACGTGAAATCTCTTGAACAACATTTCAAAATTCCACAACTAGATGCAAAAGCACTCACGTTAGCTGTATTCAATCGTTACCTTGCTCCGTATAAGGCGAAGTTCTATCGCTATAAAGACTTAGCGGAAAAATATCTTCCACCGAAGTATCTGAAAAAAGGTAAAGAGAAAACTGACGACGACGACGTTGCAATTCAACCGCATCCTCGCGAAAAAGGTATCACGTACGAATTCGGTCGTCCGAACTCTTATCCAATGTTCTGGGTGAAACGCGCAGGCATCAGCTCTCAAGCGGGCTTGTCGCCAAATGCCGGCAACATCAAAGGTGAAATCCTAGACATCACTTCAAATCAACGCCTTATCGGTAAACCAACGGTTGCGACTCTGGCAGGTGATTTCCCAGGCATGAGTATCTTTGGCTTCTTAGCGAAGTTGACTTTGGATAATCGCAAAGACGATTCTGTCATCGATTACCTAGTCAAAGTGGATTCGTACGCGATCGAAGGCAAAGAGCTGGTGCAGTCCCCTGACGTGCATATCGCTTTCAAAAAAGCGACTGGCACTTTAGCGATTCAAGGTAACTTGATTGCATTAAAAAATCTTTCTGTGAACATGGACAATAAATTCCAGAAGATCGATTACGACGTCTCATCAAAGAACAACATCGCGGACTCTATCTTGAAAGCCGTCTTCGCTGGCATTCCAGTGGTGACATTGTCAGCGCAAGGCCAAGGGGTTCTTCCGAAAGTAGATCTGTCAGTGAATTCAAATTTAGGCCCAGAGCTACAAAAAGGATTTGAAAAACAAATCCAAGCGAAGATCGATGAAGCTCGTCAAAAAATTCAAGCTTATGTAGATCAAGAGATCGGCAAACAAAAAGCGCAAGTCGAAGCAGAGATTAATAAGTACAAATCGCAATTCGACGGCGAAGTAAAGAAAGCCCAAGCCCAGCTAGACGCGCAGAAAAAGCAAGTGGATGACAAAATCAACACAGCTAAGAAAGATGCCGAAAACCAAGGCAAGAAACACTTAGAAAAAGAAGGCCAAAAAGCCCTCGACGAACTAAAAAAGAAATTCGGCTTCTAA
- a CDS encoding mannose-1-phosphate guanylyltransferase/mannose-6-phosphate isomerase, whose translation MIPVILSGGSGTRLWPVSRQQMPKQFCEIFDKPLQTLTLQRSLRLGTPWIVTSKALQTLTELNLKDNKAESVRTVYEPVGKNTAPAIAVLCQLLLAQNKGNEVVAIFPSDHLITKEAAFLDVVKFAETVAQENKVVTLGITPSYPETGYGYIQTKAVSVKDNGSLKAYSVVKFHEKPSLDKAKEFLSQGSFSWNAGIFVFKVSHMASLFAKHQPEMWSLVSTLKADASNLEEIYSKVVSISIDYAIMEKLGGDELTCIPAEFGWSDVGSWDAVASLQDGHEILNVKGQDNFVFGDNKKHYSMIGMDDVIVIDTADAMMLVKKGMSQDVRHVVEALTQQKSKLVKEHIFEYRPWGYFEILKDTDFFKSKVIRVNPHAQLSYQSHAKREEHWTITRGAGEVVLNDQIIPVKAGTHIHIPLGAKHRMRNNTDEMLEFVEVQLGTYFGEDDIVRYQDDYKRT comes from the coding sequence GTGATTCCAGTAATTTTGTCTGGGGGGAGCGGGACACGCTTGTGGCCGGTTTCTCGCCAGCAGATGCCAAAACAATTTTGCGAGATCTTCGATAAGCCTTTGCAGACTTTAACGTTGCAAAGAAGCTTGCGTTTGGGGACTCCGTGGATCGTGACGTCTAAAGCTTTGCAAACTTTGACAGAGCTAAATTTGAAAGACAATAAGGCAGAGTCTGTGCGCACGGTTTATGAACCGGTGGGCAAAAATACGGCTCCGGCGATTGCGGTTTTGTGTCAGCTTTTGCTTGCGCAAAATAAAGGCAATGAAGTTGTTGCGATTTTTCCTTCAGATCATTTGATCACGAAAGAAGCTGCGTTTTTGGACGTGGTGAAGTTCGCTGAAACGGTGGCTCAGGAAAATAAGGTGGTCACATTAGGTATCACGCCGTCTTATCCAGAAACGGGTTATGGTTATATTCAAACAAAAGCGGTCAGCGTTAAAGACAATGGCTCGTTGAAAGCGTATTCCGTTGTGAAATTCCACGAAAAGCCTTCTTTGGACAAAGCGAAAGAGTTTTTGTCGCAAGGAAGTTTTAGCTGGAATGCCGGCATTTTTGTTTTCAAGGTTTCGCATATGGCGAGCTTGTTTGCAAAACATCAACCTGAAATGTGGAGCTTGGTTTCAACATTGAAGGCCGATGCTTCGAACCTGGAAGAAATCTATTCTAAAGTGGTCAGCATTTCGATCGATTACGCGATCATGGAAAAGCTTGGCGGTGATGAGCTGACTTGTATTCCTGCGGAATTTGGTTGGAGCGACGTGGGCTCTTGGGATGCTGTTGCATCTTTGCAAGATGGTCACGAGATCTTGAACGTTAAAGGCCAGGATAATTTCGTTTTTGGCGATAATAAAAAACACTACTCAATGATCGGTATGGATGACGTTATCGTTATCGATACGGCTGATGCGATGATGTTGGTGAAAAAAGGCATGTCGCAGGACGTGCGCCACGTGGTTGAGGCATTAACTCAGCAAAAATCGAAGTTAGTAAAAGAGCATATCTTTGAATACCGCCCTTGGGGCTATTTCGAAATCTTAAAAGATACGGATTTCTTTAAATCAAAAGTCATTCGCGTGAATCCTCATGCGCAATTGTCATATCAATCGCATGCGAAACGTGAAGAGCATTGGACGATCACGCGTGGGGCGGGTGAAGTGGTTCTTAACGACCAAATCATTCCGGTGAAAGCGGGAACGCACATTCACATTCCATTGGGTGCGAAACACCGTATGCGTAACAATACGGACGAAATGTTAGAATTCGTGGAGGTTCAATTGGGAACTTACTTCGGCGAAGACGATATCGTTCGCTATCAAGACGATTACAAAAGAACATAA
- a CDS encoding TIGR03546 family protein — protein MTLILKQIFNFLKLLNSDTDTTPLAYGLSLGLILGFAPFFSIQTFIVLMIIFVFRVQLGAAFLSAFFFKFIAFLFDYPAHLLGKSVLEAEPLRPLFVTMYNVPFVPMTRFNNSIVMGSMIVSIILFPFAFYGFKTMIRAYRAAVVARFKGTKFWKAFTATKLYNWYVKYDELYG, from the coding sequence ATGACGTTAATTCTGAAACAGATATTTAATTTTTTGAAACTTCTGAACTCTGATACCGATACAACTCCCCTTGCATACGGTTTGTCCCTGGGTTTGATTTTAGGTTTTGCACCTTTCTTTTCAATCCAAACATTCATTGTCTTGATGATCATCTTCGTATTCAGAGTGCAACTTGGAGCCGCATTTCTATCTGCGTTCTTCTTTAAGTTCATCGCTTTCTTGTTCGACTACCCAGCACACTTGCTAGGTAAATCCGTGCTTGAAGCAGAGCCGCTTCGTCCACTGTTCGTCACAATGTACAACGTTCCGTTTGTGCCGATGACTCGTTTCAATAACAGCATCGTGATGGGTTCGATGATTGTATCAATCATTTTATTCCCGTTCGCCTTCTACGGTTTCAAAACAATGATCCGTGCCTATCGTGCAGCCGTCGTTGCGCGCTTTAAAGGAACGAAGTTCTGGAAAGCATTCACAGCGACGAAACTTTACAACTGGTACGTTAAGTACGATGAACTTTACGGATAG
- a CDS encoding HAD-IIIA family hydrolase, producing MHIWERLIADTAQLGGVLVFIEDQTPANFKEWLAPLQSQYSIPFVVRSANDLLARRFVTRSQDLVVLLENQKDFFSSLNSVLQGQRLFLGAEDDSQNIDFFWANASAQDWAQAIQGAVQSMSAVKSLHENLRTQEAGCLFLDRDDVVVRNVPYNNDPAKVELLPGAVDLIQRAHKAGMWVALVTNQSGLGRGRISWLEYKAVHQKMLSLLAEQGCWIDECVWASFIENEAVVEGRLLAGLRKPRAGMFQLVHEKLRVKMDESFMVGDSATDLIAAHAAGVKKLYLFHSEKFAKEEATLRQYQNSQPTLHFQVLQKFADLKI from the coding sequence ATGCACATTTGGGAAAGATTGATTGCAGATACGGCGCAGCTTGGTGGAGTTTTGGTTTTCATTGAAGACCAAACGCCTGCTAATTTTAAAGAATGGCTAGCGCCATTGCAGAGTCAGTATTCAATTCCCTTTGTGGTGCGCTCAGCTAATGATCTTTTAGCACGTCGTTTTGTAACTCGTAGTCAGGATTTGGTTGTTCTTTTAGAAAATCAGAAAGACTTCTTTTCTTCTTTGAATTCGGTGCTACAGGGGCAGCGTCTTTTCTTGGGCGCAGAAGATGATTCACAAAATATCGATTTCTTTTGGGCCAATGCATCTGCACAGGATTGGGCGCAAGCCATTCAGGGTGCCGTTCAATCTATGTCAGCGGTGAAGTCATTGCATGAGAATTTGCGCACGCAAGAAGCGGGCTGCTTGTTCTTGGACCGTGATGACGTCGTTGTTCGTAATGTGCCTTACAATAATGATCCAGCAAAAGTTGAACTTCTTCCCGGTGCGGTTGATTTAATTCAACGTGCGCACAAAGCGGGAATGTGGGTGGCGTTGGTTACAAATCAATCGGGCTTAGGCCGCGGGCGCATTTCGTGGCTTGAATACAAGGCCGTTCATCAGAAGATGTTAAGTCTTTTGGCAGAGCAGGGCTGTTGGATTGATGAGTGTGTATGGGCTTCATTCATTGAAAACGAGGCTGTGGTTGAAGGACGCTTGCTTGCCGGTTTACGCAAACCTCGCGCGGGAATGTTTCAGCTGGTGCATGAAAAATTGCGTGTTAAGATGGACGAATCATTCATGGTGGGCGATAGCGCAACTGATTTGATTGCGGCTCATGCTGCTGGCGTTAAAAAGCTTTATCTATTCCATTCAGAAAAATTTGCAAAGGAAGAGGCGACTCTTCGTCAGTATCAAAACTCGCAGCCTACTTTGCACTTTCAAGTGCTTCAGAAATTCGCCGATTTAAAGATCTAA
- the rplQ gene encoding 50S ribosomal protein L17, with protein MSSHRRRVKHFDRKSGPRKALIRGLVNSLVEHGRITTTVDRAKEIRRHVEKAITLGKKGDLATTRLLLSRYPNQEVVSTIVKDLAPRFKTRPGGYTRIIKIGRRPGDTAEMAFLEFVDYDFEAKTTANETAKAEKAAPKAASKAKKASTKLVAAKKKTVKKAQKKARATAR; from the coding sequence ATGAGCTCACACAGAAGAAGAGTAAAACATTTCGATCGTAAATCTGGCCCTCGTAAAGCTTTGATCAGAGGCTTGGTTAACTCTCTAGTTGAACACGGTCGTATCACTACAACTGTTGATCGCGCTAAAGAAATTCGCCGTCACGTAGAAAAAGCAATCACTCTTGGTAAAAAAGGTGACTTGGCTACAACTCGTTTGTTGTTGTCTCGCTACCCAAATCAAGAAGTTGTTAGCACTATCGTAAAAGATCTTGCTCCACGTTTCAAAACTCGCCCAGGTGGTTACACTCGTATCATCAAAATCGGCCGTCGTCCTGGTGACACTGCTGAGATGGCGTTCCTTGAATTCGTAGACTACGATTTCGAAGCGAAAACTACAGCTAACGAAACAGCTAAAGCTGAAAAAGCGGCTCCAAAAGCAGCTTCTAAAGCGAAAAAAGCTTCTACTAAACTAGTAGCAGCTAAAAAGAAAACTGTTAAAAAAGCTCAGAAAAAAGCAAGAGCAACAGCTCGCTAG